From Vitis vinifera cultivar Pinot Noir 40024 chromosome 3, ASM3070453v1, the proteins below share one genomic window:
- the LOC100255590 gene encoding cytochrome P450 714C2 isoform X2, protein MEAFTVKVFISLALAGVLGLFFRLYNALVVKPEKLRSILRSQGISGPPPSFLLGNIREIKKSRSTAVKDSSTDTHNCAAALFPFFEQWRNKYGQVFMFSLGNTQILHANQPDIVREITTCSSLDFGKPSYLQREFGPLLGQGILTSNGAVWAHNRKILAPELYMEKVKGMIGLITESVDTLLNSWRSKIEAEGGIADIRIDEHMKSFSGDVISRACFGGSYTKGEEIFLKLKALQEAMSKKAFSFIPGMRDAWALQKDVRNLILKVVSERKELAAHEKDLLQMVLEGAKKSELSQEATDNFIVDNCKNIYLAGYETTAVSAVWCLMLLAANPDWQARVREEVVEICKGRTPDADMIRKMKQMTMVIYESLRLYPPVPVMSREALADMKFGGIHVPKGVNVWNLVVTLHTDPENWGPDALKFNPERFKNGITGACKLPHLYMPFGVGPRVCLGQNLAMVELKILISLILSNFSFSLSPNYKHSAALRLLIEPENGVNLLVKKL, encoded by the exons ATGGAGGCTTTTACAGTTAAGGTGTTCATATCTCTAGCTTTGGCGGGTGTTCTTGGACTGTTCTTTCGCCTGTATAATGCCCTGGTGGTTAAGCCGGAGAAGCTGAGATCTATTCTGAGGAGCCAAGGGATCAGTGGCCCGCCACCGTCTTTTCTGCTCGGCAACATAAGGGAGATCAAGAAGTCACGGTCCACGGCAGTGAAGGACTCCTCCACCGACACCCACAACTGTGCTGCTGCTCTATTCCCCTTTTTCGAGCAGTGGCGAAACAAATATG GTCAAGTGTTCATGTTTTCACTTGGTAACACACAAATATTACATGCGAATCAACCTGATATTGTTAGAGAAATTACTACATGCTCATCCTTGGACTTTGGGAAGCCCTCATACCTACAGAGAGAGTTCGGTCCTTTGCTCGGCCAGGGCATTCTAACCTCGAATGGAGCTGTCTGGGCTCATAATAGAAAAATCCTTGCTCCTGAATTGTACATGGAGAAGGTCAAG GGAATGATAGGCCTAATTACTGAGTCCGTAGACACACTGTTGAACTCATGGAGGAGTAAGATCGAGGCAGAGGGTGGAATTGCAGACATAAGAATCGACGAGCACATGAAAAGCTTCTCAGGAGATGTGATCTCAAGGGCTTGTTTTGGTGGCAGTTACACAAAAGGGGAAGAGATTTTCTTGAAGCTTAAAGCTCTCCAAGAGGCCATGTCCAAGAAAGCTTTTTCGTTTATTCCCGGAATGCG AGATGCTTGGGCACTACAAAAGGATGTCCGGAATTTGATTCTAAAGGTAGTGAGTGAGAGAAAGGAGTTAGCTGCCCATGAAAAAGACCTGCTGCAGATGGTCCTTGAGGGAGCTAAGAAAAGCGAACTAAGCCAAGAAGCAACAGACAACTTCATTGTCGATAACTGCAAGAACATCTACTTGGCTGGCTATGAGACCACTGCGGTGTCCGCTGTATGGTGCCTCATGCTCCTGGCTGCAAATCCTGATTGGCAGGCTCGGGTTCGGGAAGAAGTAGTCGAAATCTGTAAGGGCAGAACACCAGATGCGGATATGATCCGCAAAATGAAACAG ATGACGATGGTGATCTACGAATCACTGCGACTCTACCCGCCAGTACCGGTGATGTCGAGGGAGGCCTTAGCGGACATGAAATTCGGAGGCATCCATGTGCCAAAGGGGGTGAATGTATGGAACCTGGTGGTGACACTGCACACAGACCCGGAAAATTGGGGACCTGACGCGCTTAAGTTCAACCCTGAGAGGTTCAAAAATGGGATCACAGGTGCCTGCAAGCTCCCACACTTGTACATGCCGTTCGGGGTTGGTCCAAGGGTGTGCCTTGGCCAGAATTTGGCCATGGTTGAGCTCAAGATACTGATAAGTCTGATACTGTCCAATTTTTCATTCTCCCTTTCTCCTAATTATAAACACTCAGCTGCACTCAGGCTGTTGATAGAACCTGAGAATGGAGTCAATCTCTTGGTAAAGAAGTTGTGA
- the LOC100255590 gene encoding cytochrome P450 714C2 isoform X1, which translates to MEAFTVKVFISLALAGVLGLFFRLYNALVVKPEKLRSILRSQGISGPPPSFLLGNIREIKKSRSTAVKDSSTDTHNCAAALFPFFEQWRNKYGQVFMFSLGNTQILHANQPDIVREITTCSSLDFGKPSYLQREFGPLLGQGILTSNGAVWAHNRKILAPELYMEKVKGMIGLITESVDTLLNSWRSKIEAEGGIADIRIDEHMKSFSGDVISRACFGGSYTKGEEIFLKLKALQEAMSKKAFSFIPGMRYIPIKRNRDAWALQKDVRNLILKVVSERKELAAHEKDLLQMVLEGAKKSELSQEATDNFIVDNCKNIYLAGYETTAVSAVWCLMLLAANPDWQARVREEVVEICKGRTPDADMIRKMKQMTMVIYESLRLYPPVPVMSREALADMKFGGIHVPKGVNVWNLVVTLHTDPENWGPDALKFNPERFKNGITGACKLPHLYMPFGVGPRVCLGQNLAMVELKILISLILSNFSFSLSPNYKHSAALRLLIEPENGVNLLVKKL; encoded by the exons ATGGAGGCTTTTACAGTTAAGGTGTTCATATCTCTAGCTTTGGCGGGTGTTCTTGGACTGTTCTTTCGCCTGTATAATGCCCTGGTGGTTAAGCCGGAGAAGCTGAGATCTATTCTGAGGAGCCAAGGGATCAGTGGCCCGCCACCGTCTTTTCTGCTCGGCAACATAAGGGAGATCAAGAAGTCACGGTCCACGGCAGTGAAGGACTCCTCCACCGACACCCACAACTGTGCTGCTGCTCTATTCCCCTTTTTCGAGCAGTGGCGAAACAAATATG GTCAAGTGTTCATGTTTTCACTTGGTAACACACAAATATTACATGCGAATCAACCTGATATTGTTAGAGAAATTACTACATGCTCATCCTTGGACTTTGGGAAGCCCTCATACCTACAGAGAGAGTTCGGTCCTTTGCTCGGCCAGGGCATTCTAACCTCGAATGGAGCTGTCTGGGCTCATAATAGAAAAATCCTTGCTCCTGAATTGTACATGGAGAAGGTCAAG GGAATGATAGGCCTAATTACTGAGTCCGTAGACACACTGTTGAACTCATGGAGGAGTAAGATCGAGGCAGAGGGTGGAATTGCAGACATAAGAATCGACGAGCACATGAAAAGCTTCTCAGGAGATGTGATCTCAAGGGCTTGTTTTGGTGGCAGTTACACAAAAGGGGAAGAGATTTTCTTGAAGCTTAAAGCTCTCCAAGAGGCCATGTCCAAGAAAGCTTTTTCGTTTATTCCCGGAATGCG ATATATTCCTATCAAGCGCAACAGAGATGCTTGGGCACTACAAAAGGATGTCCGGAATTTGATTCTAAAGGTAGTGAGTGAGAGAAAGGAGTTAGCTGCCCATGAAAAAGACCTGCTGCAGATGGTCCTTGAGGGAGCTAAGAAAAGCGAACTAAGCCAAGAAGCAACAGACAACTTCATTGTCGATAACTGCAAGAACATCTACTTGGCTGGCTATGAGACCACTGCGGTGTCCGCTGTATGGTGCCTCATGCTCCTGGCTGCAAATCCTGATTGGCAGGCTCGGGTTCGGGAAGAAGTAGTCGAAATCTGTAAGGGCAGAACACCAGATGCGGATATGATCCGCAAAATGAAACAG ATGACGATGGTGATCTACGAATCACTGCGACTCTACCCGCCAGTACCGGTGATGTCGAGGGAGGCCTTAGCGGACATGAAATTCGGAGGCATCCATGTGCCAAAGGGGGTGAATGTATGGAACCTGGTGGTGACACTGCACACAGACCCGGAAAATTGGGGACCTGACGCGCTTAAGTTCAACCCTGAGAGGTTCAAAAATGGGATCACAGGTGCCTGCAAGCTCCCACACTTGTACATGCCGTTCGGGGTTGGTCCAAGGGTGTGCCTTGGCCAGAATTTGGCCATGGTTGAGCTCAAGATACTGATAAGTCTGATACTGTCCAATTTTTCATTCTCCCTTTCTCCTAATTATAAACACTCAGCTGCACTCAGGCTGTTGATAGAACCTGAGAATGGAGTCAATCTCTTGGTAAAGAAGTTGTGA